The DNA window CCCCAACAACTATAATATCAAACTCTTGCATTTTTCCCCCTAAATCAATTTATTAAATGCTTCTACTGATTTTTTATCAGTTATAATCATTAATATATCTCCTTCTTCTATTATGATATTTGCAGTTGGATTAGGTATAAATTCCTCTTGAGCTTTTTTTATCCCAACTATATTTATATTATATTTATTTCTAACATCTAAATTTATAAGGCTGTTATTCCAAAATGTACTTGGTGCTTTTACTTCAACTAAAACAAAATTGTCTGAAAATTTTAAACGTTCTTTTACATCTGTATCTATTGTAAGCTCTGCTATTCTTTTTCCCATATGTTCTTCTGGATAAACTATTTCAGTTGCTCCAACTTTTGTAAGAATTTTTCCATGTTTCTTATTTATAGCTTTTGCTATAATTGTTTTTATTCCCAATTCCTTTAAGTTAAGTGCTATCATAACACTTGCTTCTATATCTCCCATACAAATGAAGGCAACATCAAAATTTTCTGCTCCAATATCTTTAAGGACTTTTTCATCACTTGGATCACCAATTACAGCATTTTTTATTATATTTGTGTCAATTTTATCTTGAACATTATCCTCATCTATATCTATAGCTAAAACATTTTTTTCTGCCTCATATAAAGTTTTTGCAACACTTGTTCCAAATCTTCCTAAACCTATTACTAAATATTGTTTCATATTCTTCTCCTATCCTATCAATATATCTTCTTTTGGGTATTTTATTGAACTTGTCTTATTACTTGTAAAAGCTAATGCAACTGTCATAGGTCCTAATCTCCCTATAAACATTGTTACTACAAGTATAAGTTTTGATATTATTCCTAAACCTGCCGTTATTCCCATACTTAAACCTGTTGTAGAAAATGCTGATAGCACTTCATATATTACTTTATCTGTTGGAAAACTTTCTATTGATAATATAATTGTTGTAATAACAATTATATAAAATACTGATATAACAACTATGGCTAATGCTTTATTAATCAATTCCCAGTCTATCCTTCTTTTAAAAACTTCAACATATTCTTTTCTTTTTAAAACTCCAAGTGCATAGAGTATTAAAACTCCAAAAGTTGTTGTTTTTATTCCA is part of the Fusobacterium nucleatum genome and encodes:
- a CDS encoding TrkA family potassium uptake protein — translated: MKQYLVIGLGRFGTSVAKTLYEAEKNVLAIDIDEDNVQDKIDTNIIKNAVIGDPSDEKVLKDIGAENFDVAFICMGDIEASVMIALNLKELGIKTIIAKAINKKHGKILTKVGATEIVYPEEHMGKRIAELTIDTDVKERLKFSDNFVLVEVKAPSTFWNNSLINLDVRNKYNINIVGIKKAQEEFIPNPTANIIIEEGDILMIITDKKSVEAFNKLI